The following proteins come from a genomic window of Salvia hispanica cultivar TCC Black 2014 chromosome 4, UniMelb_Shisp_WGS_1.0, whole genome shotgun sequence:
- the LOC125220831 gene encoding photosystem I chlorophyll a/b-binding protein 5, chloroplastic-like has protein sequence MAGVEGFLPLIYTVTGISNLPVWYKPGPPSSVSSTNSHIVQLLLMGFVETKRYMDFRTPGSQAKEGSFFGLEASFEGLEPGYPGGPLLNPLGLAKDIKNAHEWKLKEIKNGRLAMVAILGIFVQANVTHVGPIDNLIQHLSNPWHTTIIQTVFGSKS, from the exons ATGGCTGGAGTTGAGGGGTTCTTGCCACTGAT TTACACCGTGACGGGCATAAGCAACCTGCCCGTTTGGTATAAACCGGGGCCACCAAGTTCAGTTTCTAGCACGAACTCTCATATAGTGCAGCTACTCTTAATGGG TTTTGTAGAAACCAAAAGATACATGGATTTCAGAACTCCTGGCTCTCAAGCCAAAGAGGGTTCTTTCTTCGGATTAGAAGCTTCCTTTGAAGGGCTTGAACCCGG GTATCCCGGTGGCCCGTTGCTCAATCCACTTGGACTAGCAAAAGATATCAAGAATGCTCATGAATGGAAGcttaaagagataaaaaatgG GAGATTGGCAATGGTGGCAATTCTTGGAATCTTTGTTCAAGCAAATGTCACACATGTTGGCCCTATTGATAATCTCATCCAACACCTTTCTAACCCTTGGCATACAACAATCATTCAAACAGTTTTTGGATCTAAATCTTGA